The genomic window TGCCACGATTGGACGACCGGGCTCGTCCCGGTCTATCTCAACACGACCGAGTACGGCACGCCGCTGGGGCGCGCGGCCAGCGTCTTTACGATTCACAACCTCATGCATCAGGGCATTTTCGGGCGAGAGATCCTCGATTTTGCCGGGCTGCCTCCCGATGTCTTCCGCCCCGACAACCTGGAGTCGATGGGCCTGGTCAACATGATGAAGGGCGGCATCTATAACAGCACGAAGATCACCACCGTCAGCCCGCACTACGCCTCCGAAATCCAGGGGCCCGAATACGGCTGCGGGCTCAACCACGTGCTCAAGTACCGGGCCGGGGACCTGATCGGGATCATCAACGGCATCGACACCGACGAGTGGAACCCCGCCACGGACAAGCACTTGCCCGCCACTTTCAGCGCCCGCGACCTCTCCGGCAAGGCCGTCTGCAAGCGCAAGCTTCAGGAAAAACTCGGCCTTGAGCACAAGCCCGAGGTGCCCGTCTTCTGCGCGGTGGCGCGGCTGTTCGAGCAAAAGGGGCTCGACCTGCTGGCCGAAATCGTGCCGTGGATCATGAGCGAGATGAAGATCCAGATCGCCCTGCTGGGGGCCGGTGATGGCCGTCTGGAGCAGGCATTCCTTGATTTGCAGGCCCGCTATCCGGGCCGGGTGGGCGTCTATATCGGCTACAACAACGCCCTGGCCCACCTGATGGAAGCCGGGTCGGACTTTTTTGTCATGCCCAGCCGTTTCGAGCCCTGCGGACTCAACCAGATGTACTCGATGGCCTACGGGACGCTCCCCATCGTTCGCTCCACTGGCGGGCTCGTCGATACCGTCGAGCAGTACGTCGAAGGTCGCCAGCGCGGGACGGGTTTCCGTTTCGAGGAGGCCAGTGCCAAGGCGCTTTACTACGCGATTGGCTGGGCCTGCTCGACTTGGTATGATCGCCCCGAGGACTACCGCATGCTCCAGCAGAACGCGATGGGCCGGGACCTGAGCTGGACCTACTCGGCGCAGAAATACCTCGATGTGTACCACTGGGCCCGTGACGCCCGCCTGCAAGGGCTCGGCCTGCTCGAACGCGCCCAGCACGACGGCTGAGGCGAGAGCATATTCGCTTTAATCTGTCGCCTGAGGTGGGGAAATGTCTTGAAGCCTCGCCAGGCGGCAGCGGGTGTAGCGGGCTGGAAGCCCGTAAGCCCGCTGCCAACACCGCGAGCTCCAAGACAGGCCCCATCCGAAGGACTGGCTGCTTTTGGGCCCCGGCGGCGTTCCTTTCATGGGGGCAGGGCTTCTAGCCCAACCACCATGAAAGCGCCTTGCCGGAACTCAAAAGCAGCTCAGCCTCAAGCGACAGATTAAAGCGAATATGCTCTATCTGCCCGAAATACCTGTTGGAATAAGAAGGGAGCGTCTCCGCGAAGTGACGATAAACCGGGAGGGGACTTTCTTTGGTGTTCTTTATCTTAGAGCGTTTCAAATAAAGTCGTAGCCTTCACAAAAGGGTCGAATGGCTAAATGATTAAATGGTTAATTGTTATTTCCTACGTTCGGAATCCAACAATTAACAATTAGCCATTTAGCTATTCAAATTTTGTGGCTACAGTATTTTTTGAAATGCACTAAAGGCGTTGAAGGCTGGCCTGGAAGGTGGCGAATAATGGATTTTGCCAGTTTTTGGTGGAAGTCTTCTTCTGGGCCATGTTTCGCTTGCCTAGGCATGGTGCAAGCTATACCGTTGTCGGTTCCTTATCGCTGGAATTGCCCTTATGGATTGCCGCTCAGCCAAACGCCTGTACTCCTCCGACGCCCTTGAGGTGTGGTTTCGGAAGCTTTGTCAGGACTGGGAACGCGCTTTCAGCGAGGGGCAGTTGCGTGAAGGCCGTGCCTGCTACCGCGACGGCGGCATCCGAGAGATCGAGCTGACCGCCGAGGACGCGATTATCCACGGCAGCTGGCGCGATGAGGAGAGTTACGCCGTCATCGAGTGGAACCACAACAAGCTCCACGTACGCGGTTCGACCGAAGACATCTCGCGGGGCAAGTGTCTGGCCGCCGCCGGCCTCTACGAGATCGAGGAACTGATCGCGGAGGAAATTTCCCCGCTCCCGACTGAGCGGCCCAAGACCGTCACCACGAGCGATGACGAGAAGCCTGCCGCCGAGTCCTCCAATGGAGATTCTCCCCCCGTGCCCAGCGAGGGCACCCCAATCCTCAGCGATACGCGCGAGCTGCAGCTCGATTTCAGCGCCTCGGAACTGGGGTTGGACTTCGCCGTTTACTGGCTGGACAACAACGTGAAAGTCGCGGCCCTGGGCGAGGACGCGCTCACCGGGGACAGCTTGTCAGCCGCCGACCGCGAGAAGCTCATCCGGCTGGCCAACTTCGCCCGTAAGGCGGGTTTCCGCTTCTCCGGCGAGACCAACCGCTACCTGCTCGCCCGACTCGACGAGGTGCCCGGCTTCCTCACGAACGAGTTGCCCCGCTGGCGCAAGTACTTCGCCTGCCTGCTCACCCCCGACGCGCTCGCGCTCAAGAACGGCATCCGCGACCTCGACATTTCCGCCCAGGCGCACGAGATTAACGGCGAGGCCTTCGAGTTGAACTGGCGCTTCGAGCTGGACGGCGAGAACATTTCCGAGTTGGCCGCGCAGAACCGTTTTTTCCGCGGCGAGAGCCTGGTCTTCCTCAAGGGGCGCGGTCTGGTCCGGGTCAACAAGCGCCAGACCGAGGCGCTGGCCGACTGGCGTTCGTCGCTCAACCAGCAGGGCAACGGCGTGCTCCCGCTCTACCTGCTGTGCTCGCTCTTCGGGCGCGAGGAGGTGAAGCTCGACTTGAGCGAAGGGCTCGACAGTTGGCGTCGCCGCCTGACCTCGCCCGGCAGTGACAAAAAGGACAAGCTCTTGCCGATCTTGCGCCCTTATCAGCGCCACGGCTGCCATTGGCTCGCCCATCTTTGCGCCAACGGTTGCCACGGGCTGCTCGCCGACGAGATGGGCCTGGGCAAGACGCTTCAGATCCTCTCGCTGCTGGTGGCGCACCCCGTAGCGGGCAAGCGCTCTATCATTGTGTGCCCGGCCAGTGTGGTGCCGGTCTGGCAGAGCGAGCTGCGCAAGTTTTTCCCCGATCAGGTCTGCCGCATCCTGCGCAAGGACGAGAATTTCTCCGTTTCGGACGAGCCGTGCCTGTGGATCGCCAGCTACACGCAACTGCGCCGTCACAAGCCGCAACTCGACCAGGTGAACTTCGGCTACGCCGTGCTCGACGAGGCCCAGTACATCAAAAACCCGGAGGCCAAAGTCACGCAGGCGTGCATGAGCATCCGGGCCGAGCACCGGATCGCCATGACCGGTACGCCGCTCGAAAACCGCTTCCTGGACCTGTGGACGATTTTCCGCTTTCTCATGCCGGGCCTGCTCGGCAGCCGCCGCCGCTTCGAGGAGCACTACCAGGCCGACCCCGAAGGGTTTATGAAAAAGGTCGGCGTGCAGATCGCGCCCTTCGTCCTGCGCCGGACCAAGGACAAGGTGCTCAAGGAGCTGCCGGGCAAGGTCGAGAGCGATCTGGTCTGCTCCATGACCGAACTCCAGCGCCGCCTCTACGCGCAACTGGCGGAGGAGGGCGTGGCCCGCATGGGTGACAACCTCGGCGAGTACACGGCGGAAAACACCTTCAGCCTGCTGACCCTGCTGACGCGCCTGCGGCAGGTCTCCTGCGACCCGGGCCTGCTCCCGTGGATGAAGCAGACCGACTGGCAGCAGAGCGGCAAGCTGCTCACGCTGGTGGACCGTCTGCGCGAAGTCGTGGCCAGTGGCCACAAGGCCGTCGTCTTCAGCCAGTTCGTCAGCTTCCTGGACCGGGTGAAGCTGATGCTCGACATCGAGCTGCCCGGCCTGGAACTGCACACCCTCACCGGCAAGACCGCCGACCGCGCCAAGCCGGTGGAGGCTTTCCAGAGCACGAAAAATCCCGCCGTCATGCTGGTCAGCCTGCGGGCGGGGGGCACCGGGGTCACCCTCCACAGCGCCGACTACGTCTTTCTGCTCGACCCGTGGTGGAACCCGGCGGTCGAGAACCAGGCTATCGACCGCGTGCACCGCATCGGCCAGCGCAAGACGGTTTTCGTTTACCGCCTCGTCACGGCCGGGACGGTCGAGGACCGCGTCCAGCAGCTCAAGTCCAGCAAGCGCTTCCTCTTCGAGGAGACCATGCGGGCCGCTCCCGGCGGGGCCGACTTCACGCAATACTTCCACTCGCTCCACGAGTTGATCGATCTGCTGCCCGACAAGGGCGGGGATTGAGTTTGCGGGGAAGAAGAGCCGAGGCTTTTTCTCTGATGCAAGGAGAGCGGGTGACGCTGGCTGGCCGGGATCGCCAGCGATTGTTACGGTAATGTCACATTCCGGCCATTGCCTTTGCCTGCGCGGCGTGCATCTTATTTTCGTTGAACCTTTCGGTGAAACCGGCCATCTGCATGAGCTTGCGCGGATGGCGGGGATTTCCGGACGGATCAAGTCCCTGTTCTCACTCTCCGCGCGCCGTCGCCGGATTTTTCTATAAAACCAACACCCGCATGCACCCGTTTTACCAGGCTGAACTCAAGCAGATCAGACAGAATCTTGTCCTGATGGGCGAGCGTGCGATCGAGGTGGTGCGGCTGGCGGTGCAGTCGCTGGTGGAGGGCGACCCCGTGATGTCGGAGAAGGTCATCGAAATGGACGACCGGATCGACGAGCTGGAGCTGGCTATCGACAGCGAGGCCATCCGCTACATTTCCCTGCGCTCGCCGGTCGCCTCCGACCTGCGCCTGCTGACTATGGCGATGAAGGCTTGCCACGACCTGGAGCGCGTCGGCGACGAGGCGACCACCATCGCCAAGTACGCCCGGCGCATGCACGAGAACTACCCGCCGAAAAAGCTTCATGCCATCCCCGCCATGGCCGAGTTGGTCATCGAGCAGTTGCGCAACGCGATGGACAGCTTTATCGGCGACGACGCCAAGGTCGCCTACTCCGTGCCCAAGCAGGACCGCCAGATCGACGACCTGCACCGGAAGAATTACCGCGACCTCACGGCGGGCATTCGCGCTGAGCCGACGCTGACCGAGCAGTCAATCGAGCTGATTTTCGTCTCCAAGGCGCTGGAACGCATCGGCGACCACGCCACCAATGTGGCCGAGGACGTCATCTACCTGCTAGAAGGCGATGACGTGCGTCACACCGAGGCGGTCAAACGCTCGGTGCAGGGTTAAAAAGCGCAGTTGCTCTGGTCGAAGTATTCTCAAGCGAGGTGTAGCCTCTATGCACTGTTCCGTACGGGCACCTACTGCGGGTGCCATGTGTAGTCGCTGTCGAGATAGGGCAGGGCAACTTCGAGGGCGTCCTTATCCTCAAGAATATACCGGGAATAGTCCTCCTGGGTTTGCAGAACAACCCCCTCCACGGCGGCGAAAAGCCGGACCGTTTCCATAATGGGGGCTGGGAGGCGGGAAAGGTCAATTTTCATGATGGGTGTGGGGATGTTGTTCAGCATGCTTATCGGGGCCGTCCACGGACCCAGCGCAGGCAATGGGCGGGTGTCTCTGATACGAGTCCGCCATACTTGAGAGCGTCGATGATGAGGTTGTATTCCCGGGGGGTGGTTTTGCTTTTCAAACGTGCGTACAACTCATCCGACGAAATTTCCCCCGCGTCGCGGATGGCCCTCGCGATGCAGTGAAAGGTAATAACCGTTTCCGTTATCTGCTGACGGAACGCGGGAGAGCGTGAAGCTTCTGTCAGATCCTTGGGCATGGGGCGTCAGTTGCTCGAATTTTTGTTATCTGTTGGATATCTATAAACACTCTATTTAGTGCGGTGTTTCAAGCCGTAATTTACGAGCATCATATGGGAGTGCCCAATTCCTACGAAGCCCTCGTCCATAACCTGCGTCACTTGCGTGAACTCAATCACTTGACTCAGGAACAAGCTGCCGAAAAAGCGGGCCTGGACTACAAGCATTACCAGGGGATTGAGGCCGGACGGCGTCCGGAATTACGGCTCTCCACGATTGACAAGCTGGCTGCCGCCTATGGCAAAGAGGCTTGGCAACTGCTGTGGCTCGGCCCGCAGGACCGCGTCGTTATGAAGAGGCCTCCGGGCCGTCCGCCGAAGACCGCCTCCAAGGAGCAACCAGATCAGAGCCGCTCGCGCAGTCCGGTAAAATAGCTCCTGCTCTCGGGGAGTCCGCCGGGGCGGTTACGGAGCAACCATTGGGACTCGTGGCAGGAGAGCGCTTCCTCCAACTGCGGGAGAAGTGTCTCCCGGGATTTGCCCGTGCGGATGGATTCCAACCGTGCCAGTGCGAGCCGGGTCAGTCGGAGGGATTGCGCGGCCTCGTCGCGGAGCCAGTCCGCGTCCGGACAGCGCGGGCAGGCGCGTGACAGGTGCGCCTCGGCCTCATCGAGCCGGGTGGCGATGGCGACGCTCTCGACCGGAGTGATCTTCTCGGCCAGTGCGCGGACTTCGTCGATCTCGGCGAAGAGCCCTCGGAAAAGCACGCTGCGGTTATGCTGGCGATGGGTGGTGAGTGACTCGACCGAACCGAGCGCGGCCAGGGTGCGGGCAAACTCGCCGGTGGTGTCGTTGAGTAAGCGAGTACTTAAAAACTCCGGCCAGCGTTCGACGTTGGCGGCTGCGCCTTCCCAACTGTATTGAGAACCCATGACAAGTGCGGGTAGCGACAGCGCGTAAGGCTGGATGTGCCCCTGATCTCCCCAGTGGGTCAGGAGCAGACCGTGGGCTCCGTGCCGGAGGCCCTCGCGGGTGGCCAGAGCGATGTTCGCCTGGGCGGTTTCGAGTCGCCCGTGGGTGCTCAGCCAGGTGGAGTCGCCCGGGGCGACCTGGAACTCCAGTCCGGCGGCGGCCATCTGCGCGCATTGCTCGGCAAAGGGGTGATCGCGTTCGTAGCCCCAGACGACGGGAACGCTCCCGGCGGGCAGGCGATCGATCAGTTCGGGGCGCTTGAGCACGATGTCGGCCCAGAATAACATCTGGTGGCCGTGCTTTTCGACCAGTTGGCCGATCTTTTCCAGAAACTCCAGATAAATTTCCTCGATGCCCTCTGCCTCTACCTGCGGACGGCTCCAGCCCAGCCCGAGGTCGAAGGTCTCGTCGCAGCCGACGTTGACGCGGCGGCTGCGGAAGTGCGGCAGTAGCTGGGTGTAAAGTTCGTCGAGAAAGGCCAGACTGTCGGCGTTGGGTTTGAGCGTCGCGCCGTAGGGGCGGAAGTCCCCGAAGGGTGAGGTAAAGCCGTCCGGGCACTCGGCCAGGTGACGGTAGGCGGGGTGGCGCAGCCAACGTTCGAGGTGGCCGAAGGAGTTTTGGTTCGGGACCAGTTCGATGTGGCGGGCGGCGCAGGCGGCGTCGAGTTGCTCGATCTCCTCGCCGGTCAGCGGCGAGCTGTCGCGCCAGACGCTCTCATGCCCGGTGTAGGCGAAGGTGTGCTCGGTGTAGAGCTGGAGCTGATTGTAGCGCAGCGTGGCCAGCCGGTCCACCAGCCGCAGCAGCTCGTCCATCGTCGGCACCTTGCAGCGGCTGATGTCGAGCATGTACCCGCGCTCGCGGAAGGCCGGCCCGTCGCTGATTTCCAGCCGGGGAAGTTGCCCCTCCGGCGACTGTGCGCGGATCTGGGCCAGCGTGTCGTCGGCGTAGGCGAGAGCGGCTGTATCGCCTCCGGTGATTTCGATTTTGTCCGGGCCGATGCGGAGTGTGTAGTGCCCAGGAGCCAGGTTGTCATGGATTTTGGATACAAAGAGCGCGTCGTGCGGGGATGCCGTGCCGGGGTGGAGTTTCAGGCTGCGAGGCTGGGGAAACAGGTGCATGAGACTGAAAGGGTGCAGGGCATTGCCGTGAGGCTGGTGGAGGGGGATGCGTCAACTGCAAGAGAGTGCGTCGAGAGTCTTCAGGACAATGGCCTCGTCCGGGCCCAGTGTCTCGCGCACACGATAGAGCACGCGCGCGGTTTCAGCATAGTCGGCCTCCTGCCCGGTGCGCCGGTGGTAAAGTTCGCGGATGAAGCGCACGGCCCGGTCGATGAGCTTGTTGTTGGAGGGCTTGACCCAGGTCATAAGGTTGCCCTCGTATCGCCCGAGACGGCCCATGACCAGAGTCGAATGCGTGTTGAGCAGAAGTTTGAGTAAGAGGTGACGGAAAAGCAGCGGCTGTTCCGCGAGGGCGAGTTGGTGACTGACTGGCCCAAGGTTTAGTGAAATGCCGGTTTCGGATTGAAGGATGCAAAATGTATCGGAATTTTTACTACGTCGATGGGTGCGGGCTTTTAGAGAAATATCAAATCCGAGCAGGGTTTCCAGCCCGGCCACGGAGCGGCACTCTTCCCATTCCAGGCATCGCGGGGTGCGCCGCAGCAGATGTGCCCAGGCGGCGGCGGAGTCAGGTGAATGCGGCAGGCAGAGGTAGCAGAGGCTGGCCGGCTGGCCAGGCAGGCGTGTGTTTTCAAAAGCGGGCAGGGAAAAGGTCGGGGAGCGCTCGGTGGTGTCAGCCAGCACGGTGATGCCATAGGCATCGGTCTCGTAGAGGATGTGCCCACCCGCAGTGTAATGATCGCTTTCGGCCGCGATAAATTCAGCCAGAAAACCCCAGTCTGTTTTCATGGCCAGTCGGTTGAAATCCTCCAGCGCGGCGGGGACCTCTTTCGGTGCTGCGTGATGCTCCAGCGCGAGCCCGGCGGCGAGCATCTGGACCGTGCTGGCCTGCATGCGGGTACTGCCGGTCAGCGCCATCGGGCCGACGCAGAGGTTGAGTTTGTGGATACCGGGGTGCTCCAATACGCGTCGGGAACGTTCGGCCACGCGGGCCAGCGTTGTATCCGGATTACAATACAGGAACCACGGCTTGCGCCGGGAGATCGTGGCGGCGGCTTCACACGCGCCAATGACGAAAGGCGTTTCGCCGCCTTCGGTAATGGCCAGCAGCAGGTCCTTTTCGCCAAAGCCCAGTTCGCGCAACTGGCGTTCGCCATAGGCGGGAAAGTCCTCAAAGCCCTCCAGTGAGCGGATGAGCGCAGCGTCGCCCCCGGCCATGAATCCGGTGACACGCCCGGCTAATTCGGGAGGCAGTATGCCTTCGCGACTCAGGGTTTCCAGCGCGAGTGAGAGCCGTCCGGTCGCTCCGCAGCCACAAAGAAAGACGTTGCCTCCAGCGGCGAAGGTATCCCCCACGGCGGCGGCCAGTGCTTGTATGCCGTTGGCGCAGGCGGAGAGTTTTTCCAGCGCAAGGCGGTCCACCTCTTTAAGCGTGGCGACGGCCTGCGGGAGATCGTGGCGGGCGAGTTCGGAGAGGTTGCGAGTGAGGGGGTGGGGCTGCTCCGTCACGAGTTCGCCGAGGCGGAACTGGTCCGCCATGAAGAGAAATTCATCCGCGTTGGCTGCTGTTTTCATGGGGGAGAAAGGAGAATGTGTTGAGATAAAAACTATATGTTATTCGTGTGGTCAGATGAAGTCACGTAAAGTTTTTTGGGTACGGGGGGCAAGCTAGGCGATTTTGCACGAATGCCATAGGGGGTATAAAAAACGCCGGGCGATGAAGCCCGGCGTCGAATATAAATCGGATAGTATGTCGCGAACCGTGTGGTGTCGGTCAGGCTTCCACGTCCCAGCTTTGGAGGATGCGCAGGTAGTTGGCGCGCTCGATAGCTTCAGGGTTTGGGGCGTGCTGGTAGCTCATACTCCCCTTCATCTGTTCGAGCGAGTCGTACTCCTTCTCCTCCATCCACTGGGCCATTTCGTTGCGCAGCTTGGTGAGTTGCGGCAGGCCGTGGCGCAGGAGGGTGGAGACGAGCTGGATGCAGTCTGCCCCGGCCATGACGGCCTTGATCGCGTCCTCGGCGGTGTGGACGCCGCCGGTCACGGCGAGGTCCAGTTGTGTGCGACCGGAGAGGATGGCGAGCCAGCGCAGGCGCAGCAGCAGCTCGGAGGAGTCCGACAGCTTGAGCGAGGGTACGGCCTCCAGGTTTTCGATGTCGATGTCCGGCTGGTAGAAGCGGTTGAAGATGACGGCGGCATTGGCCCCCTTGTCCTCAATGCGCTTGATGAAGTTAGGCAGCGACGAGAAGAAGGGCGAGAGCTTGACTGCCAGCGGCAGCTTCACGCTCTGGCGCACCTTCTCAACGATTTCGACGAAGTTGCCCTCGACCTGTTCGCTGCTTTCCTCCGCCGAGCGGGGCTGGTAGTAGAGGTTCAGCTCCAGTGCGTCGGCTCCGGCCTCCTCCATGTACTTGGCGTACTCCGTCCAGGTACCCAGATTGGTTCCGTTGAGCGAGGCAATGACCGGGATGTCAACGGCCTGCTTGATCTCGCGGATGCGCTCCAGATACTCGTCCGGGCCGAGGTCGAACTCGTCCGCCGACGGGAAGTAGCTGGTCGCCTCGGCGAAGGAATCCTCATGGCTGAGAACGTGCTTCTGGAGGCCTTCCTCATGGTGGATGATCTGCTCCTCGAAGAGCGAGTTCATCACAATGGCGGCGGCTCCGGCATCTTCGGCCAGGCGGACGCGGTCGAGCCGGGCGGCGATGGGCGAGGCGCCGACCACGAAGGGGTGCGGCAGTTCGAGTCCGAGGTAAGTGGTTTTCAAGTCCATGATTAGTTCGCGTCTTCGTCGTTAGCGGTTCCGGCGGAGGCCATGAGCTGGTAGCGGGCGGCTTTCTCCTGCACGCGTTCCTGGGCCTGGCGGATCAGTTCGGCGGAGCGGTCGGGCTCGCTGTTCATGAGCATGCGGTAGCGCACCTCGTTTTCGATGTACTCGCGCAGCGGGATCTTCGGGGGTGGCGAGTCGAGTTTGAGCGCCGGTTCGCCGGTTAGGGTGCGCCGCGGGTCGTAGCGGTACAGCGGCCAGTGCCCGGAGGCGACGGCCTTTTTCTGCTGTTCGGGACCGAAGTTGAGGTTGTAGCCGTGGGCGATGCAATGGCTGTAGGCGATGATGAGCGAGGGCCCGTCGAAGCTCTCGGCCTCGGCCATGGCCTGGACGACCTGGCTGTCCTTGGCACCCATCGCGACGCTGGCGACGAAGACGTTGCCGTAGCCCATCGCGATCATGCCGAGGTCCTTCTTCGGGGTGGCCTTGCCGCCGGCGGCGAACTTGGCCACAGCCGCGAGCGGGGTGGACTTGGAAGACTGACCGCCGGTGTTGGAGTACACCTCGGTGTCGAGGACGAGGATATTGACATTGCGTCCGGAGGCCAGCACGTGGTCGAGCCCGCCGAAGCCGATGTCGTAGGCCCAGCCGTCACCGCCGATGCACCAGACGGACTTCTTTACGAGGAAGTCGGCCAGGTCGAGCAGCACGCGGCTTTCAGGCGTGTTGACCAGTTTGAGGCGGTTTTTGACCACCGCGACGCGGTCGCGCTGGGCGAAGATCTGCTCCTCGGTCTGCTGCGGGGCGTGAAGGATTTCACGCACCAAATTGTCCCCGAGTTCGGAGGCGCAGCGCTGGAGGTAGTGGCGGGCGATGTCGCCCTTGCGGTCAGCGGCCAGACGGATGCCGTAGCCGAACTCGGCGTTGTCCTCGAAGAGGGAGTTGGCCCAGGCCGGGCCGCGTCCGTCGGCGTTCTTGGAGTAGGGCGTGGTGGGCAGGTTACCCCCGTAGATGGAGGAGCAGCCGGTGGCGTTGGCCACCAGGAGGCGGTCGCCGAAGAGCTGCGTGAGGAGCTTGATGTACGGGGTCTCACCGCAACCGGCGCAGGCGCCGGAGTACTCGAAGAGCGGTTCGCGCAACTGGCTGTCCTTGACGGTGAGGCCGAGTTCGGCGCGGGGCGGAGCGGGCAGGTCGAGGAAGAAGTCGTAGTTCTTGCGTTCGCGTTCCACGCAGTCCTCGTGCGGCTCCATGTTGATGGCCTTGCGGCGCGGGTTGGCCTTGTCTTTGGCCGGGCAGATGGTGACGCACAGCCCGCAGCCGGTGCAGTCCTCGGGCGCGACCTGAATGGTGAAGAGGTTGCCCGGGTTGTTGCGGCTGCGGAAGGCGGTAGATCGGAACTCTTCCGGTGCGTCCGCGGCGGCTTCCTCGGGGTAGTACTTGGCGCGGATGGTGGCGTGCGGGCAGATCATGGCGCACTTGCCGCACTGGATGCAGATTTCCGGGTCCCAGATCGGGATCTCGGTGGCGATGTTGCGCTTTTCCCAGCGGGCGGTGTCGGTCGGCCAGCACCCGTCGATGGGCAGCGCGCTGACCGGCAGCCGGTCGCCTTCGCCACGCATCATGATCGCGGTGATATTTTTGACAAAGTCCGGGGCCTCGGCGGCGACGGTCGGCGGAATGACATCCTCCGAGGTCGGGGTGGCCGGGAGCGGGATCTCGTAAAGGTTGGCCACGGCGGCATCGACGGCGGCGTAGTTCTTCTGAACGATGGCCTCGCCCTTTTTGCCGTAGGTTTTCTTAATCGCCTTCTTGATCTGCGCGATGGCTTCGTCCTTGGGCAGGATGCCCGAGATGGCGAAGAAGCAGGTCTGCATGATCGTGTTGGTGCGCCCGCCCATGCCGGCTTCCTTGGCGACGTGGTAGGCGTCGATGGTGTAGAGCTGGACGTTTTTGCGGATCATGGCCTCCTGCACTTCGTGCGGGAGGTGGTTCCAGACCTTTTCGGGGCCGTAGGGCGAGTTGAGCAGGAAGACGGCGTTTTCGGCGGCGTACTTGAGCAGGTCGTACTGGCGCATGAACTGCCACTGGTGGCAGCCGACGAAGCGGGCGTTTTTGATCAGGTACGGGGCCTGGATGGCGCGGGGGCCGAAGCGCAGGTGCGAGACGGTCATGGCGCCGCTCTTCTTGCTGTCGTAGACGAAGTACGCCTGGGCGTAATTGTCGGTCTCCTCGCCGATGATCTTGATGGAGTTCTTGTTCGCCCCGACGGTGCCGTCCGAGCCCAGGCCGAAGAAGACGGCGCGGAAGATGTCGGGCGCTTCCAGATCGAAGTCCTCGCTGACGGGCAGGGAGGTGTTGGTCACGTCGTCGATGATCCCCACGGTGAAGCCCGTCTTGGGCGCGTCGGCCTTGAGATTGTCAAAGACGGCCTTGGCCATCGCGGGGTCGAATTCCTTCGAGCCGAGGCCGTAGCGGCCGCCGACGACCGTGA from Ruficoccus amylovorans includes these protein-coding regions:
- a CDS encoding helix-turn-helix domain-containing protein; this encodes MFQAVIYEHHMGVPNSYEALVHNLRHLRELNHLTQEQAAEKAGLDYKHYQGIEAGRRPELRLSTIDKLAAAYGKEAWQLLWLGPQDRVVMKRPPGRPPKTASKEQPDQSRSRSPVK
- a CDS encoding DEAD/DEAH box helicase — protein: MDCRSAKRLYSSDALEVWFRKLCQDWERAFSEGQLREGRACYRDGGIREIELTAEDAIIHGSWRDEESYAVIEWNHNKLHVRGSTEDISRGKCLAAAGLYEIEELIAEEISPLPTERPKTVTTSDDEKPAAESSNGDSPPVPSEGTPILSDTRELQLDFSASELGLDFAVYWLDNNVKVAALGEDALTGDSLSAADREKLIRLANFARKAGFRFSGETNRYLLARLDEVPGFLTNELPRWRKYFACLLTPDALALKNGIRDLDISAQAHEINGEAFELNWRFELDGENISELAAQNRFFRGESLVFLKGRGLVRVNKRQTEALADWRSSLNQQGNGVLPLYLLCSLFGREEVKLDLSEGLDSWRRRLTSPGSDKKDKLLPILRPYQRHGCHWLAHLCANGCHGLLADEMGLGKTLQILSLLVAHPVAGKRSIIVCPASVVPVWQSELRKFFPDQVCRILRKDENFSVSDEPCLWIASYTQLRRHKPQLDQVNFGYAVLDEAQYIKNPEAKVTQACMSIRAEHRIAMTGTPLENRFLDLWTIFRFLMPGLLGSRRRFEEHYQADPEGFMKKVGVQIAPFVLRRTKDKVLKELPGKVESDLVCSMTELQRRLYAQLAEEGVARMGDNLGEYTAENTFSLLTLLTRLRQVSCDPGLLPWMKQTDWQQSGKLLTLVDRLREVVASGHKAVVFSQFVSFLDRVKLMLDIELPGLELHTLTGKTADRAKPVEAFQSTKNPAVMLVSLRAGGTGVTLHSADYVFLLDPWWNPAVENQAIDRVHRIGQRKTVFVYRLVTAGTVEDRVQQLKSSKRFLFEETMRAAPGGADFTQYFHSLHELIDLLPDKGGD
- a CDS encoding beta-N-acetylhexosaminidase, producing MHLFPQPRSLKLHPGTASPHDALFVSKIHDNLAPGHYTLRIGPDKIEITGGDTAALAYADDTLAQIRAQSPEGQLPRLEISDGPAFRERGYMLDISRCKVPTMDELLRLVDRLATLRYNQLQLYTEHTFAYTGHESVWRDSSPLTGEEIEQLDAACAARHIELVPNQNSFGHLERWLRHPAYRHLAECPDGFTSPFGDFRPYGATLKPNADSLAFLDELYTQLLPHFRSRRVNVGCDETFDLGLGWSRPQVEAEGIEEIYLEFLEKIGQLVEKHGHQMLFWADIVLKRPELIDRLPAGSVPVVWGYERDHPFAEQCAQMAAAGLEFQVAPGDSTWLSTHGRLETAQANIALATREGLRHGAHGLLLTHWGDQGHIQPYALSLPALVMGSQYSWEGAAANVERWPEFLSTRLLNDTTGEFARTLAALGSVESLTTHRQHNRSVLFRGLFAEIDEVRALAEKITPVESVAIATRLDEAEAHLSRACPRCPDADWLRDEAAQSLRLTRLALARLESIRTGKSRETLLPQLEEALSCHESQWLLRNRPGGLPESRSYFTGLRERL
- the glgA gene encoding glycogen synthase GlgA — translated: MPQAPLKILQVAPEVAPFSKVGGLADVAGALTKEMSRAGHDVRVITPLYGFLKPSEDWTAEPGAFSVHLGGKREEFSRLWKATYPGSDAQVFFIEYARYYDRHEIYTGPWGGHSDNNERFAFLSRAAIDYCRSRQWYPDVIHCHDWTTGLVPVYLNTTEYGTPLGRAASVFTIHNLMHQGIFGREILDFAGLPPDVFRPDNLESMGLVNMMKGGIYNSTKITTVSPHYASEIQGPEYGCGLNHVLKYRAGDLIGIINGIDTDEWNPATDKHLPATFSARDLSGKAVCKRKLQEKLGLEHKPEVPVFCAVARLFEQKGLDLLAEIVPWIMSEMKIQIALLGAGDGRLEQAFLDLQARYPGRVGVYIGYNNALAHLMEAGSDFFVMPSRFEPCGLNQMYSMAYGTLPIVRSTGGLVDTVEQYVEGRQRGTGFRFEEASAKALYYAIGWACSTWYDRPEDYRMLQQNAMGRDLSWTYSAQKYLDVYHWARDARLQGLGLLERAQHDG
- the phoU gene encoding phosphate signaling complex protein PhoU, whose product is MHPFYQAELKQIRQNLVLMGERAIEVVRLAVQSLVEGDPVMSEKVIEMDDRIDELELAIDSEAIRYISLRSPVASDLRLLTMAMKACHDLERVGDEATTIAKYARRMHENYPPKKLHAIPAMAELVIEQLRNAMDSFIGDDAKVAYSVPKQDRQIDDLHRKNYRDLTAGIRAEPTLTEQSIELIFVSKALERIGDHATNVAEDVIYLLEGDDVRHTEAVKRSVQG